Within Quercus lobata isolate SW786 chromosome 5, ValleyOak3.0 Primary Assembly, whole genome shotgun sequence, the genomic segment gatcttttcaaaaaatgtcGTCTAGCGATAGTCTAGAGAAAGCCATAGACGAGTATCAATATGAAAGTAGTTCAAGTTCTAGTGGCTCTAGTAGTAGTGATGGGGGGAACTCCACGGACGAGGAATATGTTTCTGGCATCCCTAGATTTCCCTTAGAGGTCATACAACAAGAGCTTAGGAAGGCCTTGGGGTCCCAGGCAGGCACCTCGTCCAACGTCCCTCCGTCCGTCCCTTTGGACGAGGAGGAGGTAACCGTGTTTAGTTGTGCAATAGATATCCCTTCCAAAACAGAAAAGCAAAGACTAAGTAATCTAAGGACATGGTACCAGATCCCAGACGAGCTTAACCCTAGGTTGCCCGTCCGTGGAGAATGGTGTTGTGATCCTCATTTTGGGATAGGTGTCTATGAAGCTTATCTTCTAGGGGGTTTGAGATTTCCTTTAAATGCTTTCACTAGGGAATTATTAGTTAGGCTAGGTTTAGGAGTATGTcaattcaatccaaatgcatGGAGATTAGTCATCTCTATGCAAGTTCAATGGAGGGAGGTGTTTGAGGGGGACCATCCTCTTATGGTGGACGAGttcctctactactataaaccCTCAGAAATTCACCAATCCCTTGGCTTTTACCAGTTCACTGCCAGGGGCAAAGATTGTAGAATGATTAGGTCCCTACCCTCATCTGACAAAAAATGGAAGACAGAGTTTTTCTTTGTCTTCGGCTCCTGGGCTAGGAATCCTTCGAACGTTGGCCGGGACACATTTGGCCATTATACTGGGGACCTAAGGAACCTTCGTCCTGAGGGTAAgtccctctcttttttttttttcttttttttttttataattattattattatttttatattctaacTCATTCTTTTACAGCTATTGGACGACCTTCTCTTAGCAAGTTTTACCGTGACCGCGTCCACAGAGCTCATCTACACGCAAATAAGaattttcattctttagtgACGCTTAGATGACTTGTTAAGTGGGGATTAAGCCCTAGTCCTTCTGAAGAGGCACTTGCACAAGAGATAATAGTAAGGAGAAGTAAGTTTTAAACTTAGAACATCCATTACACACCTTTCCTCTTTGCTTTAaaaacttctctttttctcccttttttttaaggaatggCAACAATGAAaggaaacaaaggaaaagaggTTGCAGGTGAGGGGGATCGTCTTGAGGCTGGGGACGCTCGTCCTGAGATTCTATCCCAGACTCGTCCGTCTGTTGGGGACAAGAGGAAGTCCCTACCCAAAAATTTGGATTTGGGGAGTCTCCCCAGCCGTCGTGACAAAAGGGTTAAGCATGCATCGTCCAAGGTAACCAAGCCTAACCTTCCTCAGTCCAATCCTACCGTCCAAACAATTGATGTGGATGTGTCTCCACCTGTTGAGATTACCTCGTCCAAGACCCCTCCTAGGACGATCACATCTGTCTCGTCTCAGCCTCCTTCGAAGGTATCCTCGAACATTATTGAAATTGAGGATTTGACTTGGGAACGCTTCGGGGAAGCTATGAAAGATGAAGACATAAATGCCTGTTATGACATGTCCCTGAAAGATTTTGAACATTCAGGTGTTCATGATCTCTTTAAGGTAACTTTACTCTCGTCTCGTCTTTATTATTTCATCATTTTTGGCCGTCTAACCAAGCATTTTTCTCTTGTAGACCATGTCCAAATTCATCGCAGCGTCTAGGCAGGCCACTAAATTGGACAAGACGAGGATCTTACTGGAGACGACCATCCAAAATGTGAGGGACGAGAGTAAGAAATGGGCTGGGATAGCTATTGAGGCTAAGGAGAAGGCTACGGAGCATCAAAACTTAATCAAGGAGTTGAGAGTTGATATAGTGGAGAAAGATACTCGTCTTGATCATATTCAAAAGAAGAACGATGAGTTGAGTACTCTTCTCTCCAAGGCTAAAGAAGATGTTGTTGCGGAGTTCAAGGTGTCCAAAGAATTTACAGATTTATTGGATCGCAACTATGTAGCAGGTTTTGAGGATTTCAAGTTGGACGCTGTTGAAAATTTCCCTGAAGTAGACTTCAGCTCCATCAAGCTTAATTTGAATGTTGCTACCAGTTCTCTTCTCCAAACCAGCTCCGAGGATGTTAACATTGAGGATGATGCCTTTACCCAGCCGTCCAAGGAAGATCCCAAGGTGGATGCCCCCCCTGCTTAAGGACAAGTTTTTACAAAACtgtattttcccttttttgtttggtCCTTTGTTTTGGAACCTTTTGATGTAACTCAAATACATTAAGCTCGTCCATGGTTTTAGGACGAGTCATAAGGGTGTTTGGACATTAGTCGTccgcccttaaaacaattgaatgAATGCAATTATTTCTCTTTCATATATGCACGGAcgaaacttttcattttcatataCAGGATTTCATGCTTGTCTCGTCCACATTTTATATATGTactttaccatttttattgGAATTTCACCAAATGTAATTTGTTCATAAAATGGTAATTACTCGTCCTTGGACTAAGCTTATTTCCATATTTAGTGAGGATAAGACATGTACCCTGCTCGTCCATGGATTGGGTTTTAGCCCAAAATACTCGTCTTATGTACTTTCTCATCCATGGTCTAGGCGTGCATTATGCTGCTCGTCCACGGATTGGGTTTTAGCCCAAAATACTCGTCTTATGGATTTTCTCATCCATGGTCTGGGCGTGCATTATGCTTTACTTCGCCCATTATATAGACGAGTATGCCTTGGGCTCCTTGGCTTGCTCAAGTTATAGGATCTACTTCGTCCTTTGATTTGGACGAGGGTGCCTTGATCTTGCTTTGCCCTTATGGACGAATACGCCTTAGGCTTGCTCAAGGTATTGGCTTTACCTCATCCTTTGATCTGGACGAGGGTGCCTTGATTTTACTTCACCTTTAGGAAAGCTTAGACGTTACATCTCTGCGTCCAGAGAATTTATTCATCTTACTAAAAATTTTGCTCTTAGGCATCTTGTAGGTTAGCTTTGAACGAGAATAGCATGGAGATTTGaaattcacacaacattttgtacataacataaatatcGTTTACAGATAAGGCACATACATGCTaataccttttttatttaataagtacaaaCTCCATAACTTCGTCCATTATCACAACAAATAACCACAACACAAATAACAAAGCAgtagtatcaaacacaaacagcatTAAACATAAGTAGAACGTAAGTAGAAAGGGAAGCTCCAAGCTCGTCCATAGTGATACTTGTTCAAGCTCACTTTTACTGATAGTACCTCCTCAGGTGCTCCACGTTCCAAGGATGTTCCAATTTTCTCCTGTCCAGGGCCTCcaagtagtaggatccttgccttttaaAGTTGATGACTCTATATGGTCCCTTCCAATTAGGGCCCAATTTCCCATGAGCTGGGTTTTTGGTTGCCTAAGAGACCTTTCTCAAGACGAGATCTCCTATGTTAAAACGTCTTGGCTTTACCATTGCATCAGATTGCTTAGCTATGAGGTTCTTATACTTCGCTGCCTTGTGCTCTGCATCTGCCCTCACATCGTCTATAAGATCAAGGTTCAAATGGAGTTGCTCCTCATTATCCTTATCCTGATATGACATCACCCTATGGTTAGCCATGTGTACTTCCATAGGTATGACTGCTTCGCTTCCATAGGCTAGCTTAAAAGGTGTCTCCCCTGTAAGGGTCCTCACCGTCGTCCTGTACGCCCATAGGACACCAGGTAGCTCATctggccatactccctttgcccccttaagatgagtcttgatgatttttaGTAAGGATCGGTTTGCAACCTCAGCTTGACCGTTGGCTTAtgggtgggcgggggaggaataATGATTTTGGATTCCAAAGTGTTGACAGAAGTTCCTGAAAAGGGAGTTGTTGAACTACCGCCCGTTGTCAGATACTAGTACTTTGGGCACCCCAAACCTGCATACtatgttcttccagacaaagTTCTTCAAATTTTGCTGTGTGATGCTTGCCAAGGGTTCtgcttccacccacttggtgaaatagTCAATCCCTATCACTAAGAATTTCATCTGTCTAGTTCCGAGTGGAAAAGGTCCCAGGATATCTAGGCCCCATTAAGCAAAGGGCCAGGGGGCCATCATTGGGGTAAGATACTCTGACGGTTGTCTGGGGACATTACTAAATCGTTGGCATTTGTCACATATCTTGACATAAGCTTTTGCATCCACTTGGACAGTTGACCAATAGTACCCTACATGAACGACTTTGTGGATAAGCGATCTGGCTCCCGAATGATTTCCACAGgctccttcatgaacttccCTCAGCACATAGTTCGCCTCATCTAGAGCCAGACACCTGAGATAAGATTAAGAAAAGCCTTTCTTGTACAGAATTTCGTCCATAAGGACATACCTGGCTGCTCTTATCCTGAGTTTTCTAGCCTCATCCTTCCCTTCCAGAAGTCTTCCGTCCCTCAGGTATGACACgattggggtcatccaattttcttcaTTCTCTATTTGCTGCACTTCTAGAAGGTCTATACTCGGGACGTATTGAACTTCATCAAACTCATCCATGGCTCTGCTCACTGAGGTTCTTTCGCTAAGGTATCTGCTTCTGcgttctcctcccttgggatttgaacgaagttagcttccttgaatttcttcacaagtCGTAACACCTTTTCCAAGTATTTTTTCATTTGTCCTTCATTTGCCTCATATGTCCCATTTATTTGGCCCATGACCAACAGAGAATCTCCCAGGACGAGTATTGACTTCGCTTCCACAGACTTAGCCAGTTCTAACCCTTTGAGCAGGGCTTCATTCTCAACTTCATTGTTGGTTGGTCGATATTGCAGACGGACTCTATGCTTCAGCTTATCTCCTTCAGGGGATTGCAAAACCACCCCTATTCCTCCTGCATGTTGCGTGGACGAGCCATTCACATGGACGACccattttttattctccatttcCTCTACATCATCGCAGCTTGGTATGAATTCCGCAATAAAGTCTGTCAAGGCTTGAGCCTTTATAGCATGTCTTGGTTGGTATCGGATGTCAAATTCACTGAGTTTGACAGCCCACTGAATTAAACGTCCTGTGGCTTCCAGCTTGTTCATGACTTTCTTGAGCGGGTGATCTGTCATAACATTGATTACATGGGCTTGGAAGTAGTGTCTCAGTTTCCTGGAAGTTGTGATAAGTGCGAAGGCTAGCTTTTCTATTAGCGGATATCGTCCTTCCGCCCCCCTCAATGCCCTGCTAGTGTAGTATACTAGCTTCTACATTTTTGCTTCCTCTCTTATCAATGTTGAGCTTACAGCATGCGGGGTCACTGCCAGGTATAAAAACAATTCTTCTCCCATCACGAACGGACTCAGCAGCGGAGGCGTAACGAGGTACGTCTTCAAGTCTTGAAAGGCTCTTTGgcactcgtccgtccactcaaaTGCTTTCTTTAGAACTTTGAAAAATGGTAAATACTTGTCAGTAGCTTTAGAAACAAACCTGTTAAGGGCGACAACTCGCCCGGTAAGAGACTGGACTTCTTTGATACTTTGCGGAGGCTTCATATCTAGAATTGCTTTAATCTTTTCCGGGTTTGCCTCGATCCCTCTATGTGAAACCATGAATCCAAGAAATTTCCCTGACGCTACTCCGAAAGCACACTTGTTGGGGTTCAACTTCATACTGTATCGCCTGAGCGTATTGAAGGTTTCTTGTAAGTCGTCCAAATGTTTACACTCGTCCAAGCTTTTAACCAACGTGTCATCCACATAGACTTCTACGTTTTGCCCAATCTGAGGACGGAACATGTGATTGACCAGTCGTTGGTATGTTGCTCCAGTGTTTTTCAAACTGAAGGGCATAACTTCATAACAGAATAAGCCTTGACTAGTAACGAAGGATGTCTTCTCCTGGTCGGCCTCGTTCATCCGTATTTGGTTGTATCCTGAGAAAACATCCATAAAACTAAGTAATTTGTGGCCTACAGTAGAGTCCACCAGTTGATCGATGTGTGGTAATGGATAGTTgtccttggggcaagccttgtttagATCAGTAaaatctacacacatcctccacttgCCGTTCGCCTTTTTTACCATTACTACGTTGGCCAATCAATCTGGATAGTACACTTCTTGAATAAATTTCGTTGCCATCAACTTCTGAACTTCGTCTTTAATAGCATTGTCTCTCTCAGGGGAAaacactcttttcttttgtcgCACTGGGTTTGAGGAAGGATATACGTTCAAACAGTGGGTGATGACATTAGGATCTATACCCGGCATACCCTCATGACTCCAAGCAAATACATCtatgtttttcctcaaaaactGGACGAGGTCCTCCTTAACCCTTCCTCCTAGATCTGCCCCAACCCTAGTACACCTCTCAGGGTTATTTTCATCTAAAGAAATATCTTCTAACACTTCAATGTGTTCTACCACAACCCTCTTTTCCTCAATATTCATGGCATGAACTTGCTCGTCCGTGGCCAACATGGCCAGGTAACATTCTCTTGCTGCTAGTTGGTCTCCTTGTACTTGTCCTACTCCATAGTCTGTTGGAAACTTGACCGACAAGTGGTAGGTGGATGTAACAGCCTTCCAACTGTTTAAAGTTGGCCTTCCAATTATGGCGTTATAGGAGGACAAACAGTCTACCACAAGAAAGTTCACATCCTTGGTGATTTGCTGTGGATATGCCCCCACTACCACTGGCAATGTAATAGTACTCACGGGCTGCACCTTCATTCCACCAAAACCTACCAGGGGGAATTCACTGGACGAAAACGGTCTCGTCCTAGCCTCATCTGCTGAAAAGCtggaaaatacaaaatatctgCCGAGCTTCCATTATCCACTAGCACCCTTTTGGTTGTGTAGTCAGCAATAAGCAAGGAAATGAAGATAGCATCGTCGTGAGGATGGTGAATTCTTTCAGCTTCATCTTCCGTGAACGTGATTGCTTGTTCGTCCGTGGTCCTTTCTCTGGGTGACCGTCTAGAGAGTTGGACGCTTTGCACCACCTTCAGATATACTTTTTTGGACTTGGACGACTGGCCTGTAGAGCTTCCCCCTATAATAACTCTGATTTCTTCGAGAGGTGGTCGTGATGACTCTTTCGCTTTTCCCTTGAATTTCTCGTCCTTGTGGTCTCGTCCAAGAAAACTCCTCAATTTTCCCTGCCTTATAAGATTCTCAATCTGCTGCTTTAGATCAAAACACTTGTCCGTATCATGCCCATGGTCTctatggaagcgacaatacttATTCCTAGTGCACTTAttaggatctcccttcattttctctggccacttcaaggaaggatcatccttgatttgcattaggacttgCTCGAGCGACACGTTCAATGGTGTATACTGTTGACTTCGTGCTGAGGGGCTCGCCTTCTTGTCTCAATCCTTCTTGTCTTCCGTTCGTCCTTTTTTAGGACGAGGACCTTGTTCTGAATGGCGAGTAGGGTTAGCTTCCattttctcaactctcttcctcttcttggctatgatagcatcttctgcattcataaagtTCTGGGCTGAATGGACAAGTTCAACCATGGTTTGAGGCTCCTGCTCATATAACTTGTGGATGAACAAGTCAGAATGAACCCCATTGTGGAAAGCCGCCAAAAGGAGCTTGTCATCCATCTCGTCCACTGCCAAGGCTTCCCTGTTGAACTGCATGATGAAGGACCGCAAACTTTCATTCTCTCCTTGTTCTATGGTTAGCAAACTGGACGAGGAACGCTTGTGCCTCTGTCCTCTGACGAAATTGTTGAC encodes:
- the LOC115989951 gene encoding uncharacterized protein LOC115989951, translating into MKGDPNKCTRNKYCRFHRDHGHDTDKCFDLKQQIENLIRQGKLRSFLGRDHKDEKFKGKAKESSRPPLEEIRVIIGGSSTGQSSKSKKVYLKVVQSVQLSRRSPRERTTDEQAITFTEDEAERIHHPHDDAIFISLLIADYTTKRVLVDNGSSADILYFPAFQQMRLGRDRFRPVNSPW